A genomic window from Yarrowia lipolytica chromosome 1D, complete sequence includes:
- a CDS encoding uncharacterized protein (Compare to YALI0D24189g, similar to uniprot|P53049 Saccharomyces cerevisiae YGR281W Oligomycin resistance ATP-dependent permease YOR1 no start) — protein MRNFRLLSPFVGTKVPPFRDDSEREDFPEEKAGWYSKATWSWLNPLMKVGYLRPVNQEDLWNITGSYRAEEMTDKFQANLERIVAKHVEKYKAKQRKSNPAFDESAFVFDPNDPDQVPKYAIILALLATFRFRFWWSAICKIIFDCAQTLNPLVSRQLIKFVGDRYTHAPPSIGRGVGLAIGVTLMIAVASYFMNMMLYYSMMMGAQCRAVLSHSIYKKSLNLSAKSRLKYTNGQITNLLGTDCHKVDFCLGFFHFSWTFPVSMAIAIVILIVNLGPAALVGIAVIIICILAVARISRTIMKQRRIVTALTDRRISMMKEILQSMRVIKFYAWELPYKDRVMEIRKEELKGVKKLLVIRNALNAIFVGVPTIASMLSFVVMYKTGRDLDAAKVFSSLSLFNLLRMPLMLLPLSTSTSIDAFVALKRIQGFLFAGEQVNYVITDPEIGEKGDAIVVDQASFIWKDETEEGGEGEEGEGSEGVGAKGAKTTVIDAKTGAIAKADAKTLAGIPDAISQDSTSDAASDASSSSSSVPQFVGLNDISLTVKSGEFIVITGAVGTGKSSLLSAIAGLMVKTAGSVTVAGEMIFSPSPWVHNATIRDNILFGQPFDQALYSKVIHACALERDFEILPGGDATEVGERGITLSGGQKARISLATMAYRNPSIILLDDVLSAVDSHVGKHIMENCILGHMGGHTRLLATHQLGLIDQADRIIFLDGSGAIRVGSRDELMRSEPGFAHLMEFGSKQEEEEEELAPYDMEAEEVVVEGATLDAPRDLKVLEEQAETKRRHSIDRISDSSESVLDELVRAATNTSLQEKDAKTTVATVAQVDEDKAKDGKLIAAEGRSVKAVPLKVYLTYIKYGGGMIGYAVLPIFLTLLVVSVFVMLFTNVWLSYWTEDKWPQYGDGLYIGIFVMFGFLTCILFFACFYTLTTIGNNATAKMHIEAVDGILHAPMSFFDTTPLGRIMNRFSKDTDTMDNEISDQTRLFLLTLSQIIGIMILCIIYLPWFAIAVGPLLFIYHCISSYYRSTAREVKRLDSINRSHVFSHMQESLTGVFNIAAYGNKTTFVKKNEWAIDNMNAAYFLTIANQRWLAFRVDLVGFSLCFVIAMLSVTGQFSISPSAAGLVLSYILQIVGMMTLMVRESAQVENNMNTVERVFQYSYDVPSEAPSHIPDTAPPPEWPTGGGIEFQDVSMSYRPGLPLVLKDISVNVLPGEHVGICGRTGAGKSSIMNALYRLSELSQGTVTIDGVDISTIGLNDLRSKLSIIPQDPVLFNGTIRSNIDPFGQRDDAALWDALRRSWLVEEADLGKLKSGATDSNHVKFHLDTQVDEDGSNFSLGERQLLALARALVRMSRILILDEATSSVDYETDSKIQSTIVQEFAQCTILCIAHRLRTILNYDKIMVLDAGRIVEYDTPYRLYVKEGGVFRGMCLQSGITDEDFPEEKRVV, from the exons ATGCGCAACTTTCGACTGTTGTCTCCGTTCGTGGGCACCAAGGTGCCGCCGTTTCGCGACGATAGCGAGCGGGAGGACTTTCCCGAGGAAAAGGCCGGGTGGTACTCCAAGGCGACCTGGTCGTGGCTCAATCCGTTGATGAAG GTCGGATATCTTCGCCCCGTTAACCAAGAAGATCTGTGGAATATTACCGGCTCCTACCGAGCCGAGGAGATGACCGACAAGTTCCAGGCAAACCTCGAGCGCATCGTGGCAAAACACGTGGAAAAAtacaaggccaagcagcGCAAAAGCAACCCCGCTTTTGACGAGTCGGCGTTTGTCTTCGACCCCAACGACCCCGACCAGGTGCCCAAGTACGCCATCATTCTCGCGCTCCTTGCCACCTTCCGGTTCCGCTTCTGGTGGTCGGCCATCTGCAAAATCATCTTTGACTGCGCCCAGACCCTCAACCCGCTGGTGTCCCGACAACTCATCAAGTTTGTGGGCGACAGATACACCCACGCGCCGCCGAGCATTGGCAGAGGCGTGGGGCTTGCCATCGGCGTCACCCTCATGATCGCCGTGGCGTCCTACTTCATGAACATGATGCTCTACTACTCGATGATGATGGGCGCCCAGTGCCGAGCAGTGCTGTCCCACTCCATCTACAAAAAATCACTCAATCTCAGCGCAAAGTCGCGACTCAAGTACACTAACGGCCAGATCACCAACCTGCTGGGCACTGACTGTCACAAGGTGGATTTCTGCCTCGGCTTCTTCCACTTTTCTTGGACCTTTCCCGTCTCCATGGCCATTGCCATTGTCATTCTCATTGTCAATCTGGGCCCCGCGGCGCTGGTAGGAATCgccgtcatcatcatctgcATTCTGGCGGTGGCTCGAATCTCTCGAACAATAATGAAACAACGACGAATCGTCACTGCGCTCACTGACAGACGTATTTCCATGATGAAGGAAATTCTCCAGAGTATGCGAGTCATCAAGTTCTACGCTTGGGAGTTGCCGTACAAGGACCGAGTCATGGAGATTCgaaaggaggagctcaagggcgTGAAAAAGCTGCTGGTGATTCGAAACGCCCTCAACGCTATTTTCGTCGGTGTCCCCACCATCGCCTCCATGCTATCGTTTGTGGTCATGTACAAAACGGGTCGGGACCTCGACGCCGCCAAGGTCTTTtcgtcgctgtcgctgtTCAACCTGCTGCGAATGCCACTCATGCTTCTGCCGCTGTCGACTTCGACGTCGATTGACGCGTTTGTGGCACTCAAGCGAATCCAGGGGTTTCTGTTTGCTGGCGAGCAGGTTAATTACGTTATCACGGACCCTGAAATTGGAGAGAAGGGCGATGCCATTGTCGTTGATCAAGCGAGTTTCATTTGGAAGGATGAGACCGAGGAAGGGGGCGAGGGCGAGGAGGGTGAGGGAAGCGAGGGCGTCGGCGCCAAGGGGGCCAAGACAACGGTCATCGACGCCAAGACCGGCGCCAtcgccaaggccgacgCCAAGACCTTGGCGGGCATTCCAGACGCAATCTCCCAGGACTCTACCTCCGACGCCGCCTCCGacgcctcctccagctcctcttcCGTCCCCCAATTCGTCGGGCTTAACGACATTTCGCTCACCGTCAAGTCCGGTGAATTCATTGTCATCACCGGCGCCGTAGGCACTGGCAAATCGTCGCTGCTTTCCGCCATTGCGGGCCTCATGGTCAAAACCGCCGGCTCCGTCACCGTTGCCGGAGAAATGATCTTTTCGCCTTCGCCTTGGGTCCACAACGCCACCATTAGAGACAACATTCTGTTTGGACAGCCGTTCGACCAGGCGCTCTACTCCAAGGTGATCCACGCGTGTGCTCTGGAACGCGATTTTGAAATCCTGCCTGGAGGAGATGCCACCGAGGTGGGAGAGCGAGGTATCACGCTTTCCGGCGGCCAAAAGGCACGTATCTCGCTGGCCACCATGGCGTACCGAAACCCGTCCATCATTCTGCTGGATGACGTTCTGTCCGCTGTCGACAGTCACGTGGGCAAACACATCATGGAAAACTGCATTCTAGGCCACATGGGCGGACACACGCGGCTGCTGGCAACTCACCAACTTGGCTTGATCGACCAGGCGGACCGAATCATCTTTCTCGACGGCTCGGGCGCCATCCGTgtggggtcacgtgacgagcTGATGCGGAGCGAGCCCGGCTTCGCTCATCTTATGGAGTTTGGttccaagcaggaggaggaggaggaggagctggcgcCCTATGATATGGAggcagaagaggtggtggtggagggagCCACGTTGGACgctccacgtgaccttaaggtgctggaggagcaggccgAGACCAAGCGACGTCACTCCATCGACCGGATCAGTGACTCGTCCGAGTCGGTGCTCGACGAGTTGGTCAGGGCggccaccaacacctcGCTGCAAGAGAAGGACGCTAAAACCACCGTTGCCACTGTGGCGCAAGTGGATGAGGACAAGGCCAAAGACGGCAAGCTGATTGCCGCCGAGGGCCGCTCCGTCAAGGCCGTGCCTCTAAAGGTCTACCTTACCTACATTAAGTATGGCGGAGGCATGATTGGGTATGCTGTGCTGCCCATTTTTCTGACGCTGCTGGTTGTCTCGGTCTTCGTCATGCTCTTCACCAACGTGTGGCTCTCGTACTGGACCGAGGACAAGTGGCCGCAGTATGGCGACGGGCTGTACATCGGCATTTTCGTCATGTTTGGCTTCCTCACGTGCATTCTCTTTTTTGCCTGTTTTTACACGCTCACGACCATCGGCAACAACGCCACCGCAAAAATGCACATTGAGGCCGTGGACGGAATTCTGCACGCTCCCATGTCCTTTTTTGACACTACTCCCCTGGGTCGAATCATGAACCGATTCAGTAAAGACACcgacaccatggacaaCGAGATAAGTGATCAGACGCGACTGTTTCTGCTGACACTGAGTCAGATCATCGGTATCATGATTCTGTGCATCATCTACCTGCCGTGGTTCGCTATCGCCGTGGGGCCCTTGCTGTTCATCTACCACTGCATCTCCTCGTACTACAGAAGTACGGCACGAGAGGTGAAACGGCTGGACTCCATCAACCGAAGTCACGTCTTCTCACACATGCAGGAGTCGCTCACCGGAGTCTTCAACATTGCTGCCTACGGCAACAAGACCACGTTTGTCAAGAAGAATGAGTGGGCCATCGACAACATGAACGCGGCGTACTTTCTGACGATTGCCAACCAGCGCTGGCTGGCCTTCCGCGTCGATCTAGTTGGCTTCTCGCTCTGTTTTGTCATTGCCATGCTCTCTGTCACTGGCCAGTTCAGTATCAGTCCGTCTGCCGCCGGCCTGGTGCTGTCGTACATTCTGCAAATCGTCGGAATGATGACGCTGATGGTCAGAGAGAGCGCACAGGTGGAAAACAACATGAACACCGTTGAGAGAGTCTTTCAGTACTCCTACGACGTGCCCTCAGAGGCACCAAGCCACATCCCCGACACGGCGCCGCCTCCCGAGTGGCCCACTGGCGGTGGAATCGAATTCCAGGATGTGAGCATGTCGTATCGACCAGGTCTTCCCctggtgctcaaggacatttCCGTCAACGTTCTTCCTGGCGAGCACGTCGGTATCTGTGGCCGAACTGGAGCGGGCAAGTCGTCCATCATGAATGCCCTGTACCGGCTGTCGGAGCTGTCCCAGGGAACAGTCACCATTGATGGCGTTGACATATCGACCATCGGCTTGAACGACCTGCGGTCAAAGCTTTCAATCATCCCCCAGGACCCCGTTCTGTTCAACGGAACAATCCGCTCCAACATTGACCCGTTCGGCCAGCGAGACGACGCGGCGCTGTGGGACGCTCTGCGACGGTCGTGGCTCGTCGAGGAGGCCGATCTGGGCAAACTCAAGAGTGGAGCCACAGACTCGAACCACGTCAAGTTCCATCTGGACACCcaggtggacgaggacggCTCCAACTTTTCGCTTGGAGAACGGCAATTGCTGGCGCTGGCTAGAGCTCTAGTTCGCATGTCTCGAATCCTTATTCTCGACGAAGCCACCAGTTCGGTCGATTATGAGACAGACTCCAAGATCCAGTCCACCATTGTTCAAGAGTTTGCCCAATGTACGATTCTGTGCATTGCTCATCGGCTGAGAACCATCCTGAACTATGACAAGATCATGGTTCTTGACGCTGGCAGAATTGTCGAGTACGACACTCCGTATCGGCTGTACGTCAAGGAGGGAGGAGTGTTTAGGGGAATGTGCCTGCAGAGTGGCATCACTGACGAGGATTTtcccgaggagaagagggtAGTGTAG